One region of Vigna angularis cultivar LongXiaoDou No.4 chromosome 10, ASM1680809v1, whole genome shotgun sequence genomic DNA includes:
- the LOC108334653 gene encoding ACT domain-containing protein ACR4: MAFMSEVNMSFSHYMDDEYEKLFRRMNPPRVVIDNESCKNATVIRVDSANKHGILLEVVQILTDLNLIITKAYISSDGGWFMDVFNVTGQDGNKVTDEAILDYIRKSLGPESCVTSPIRSVGVEQTMDHTAIELMGSDRPGLLSEVSAVLTNLKCNIVNAEVWTHNTRAAAVMHVTDEETGSAITDPKRLSMIKELLCNVLGGGNKKRGAKTVVTDEVTHTERRLHQMMFADRDYERDNDDGFDEKQRPNVNVVNWSDNDYSVVTIQCKDRPKLLFDTVCTLTDMEYVVFHANIDAEGPEAYQEYYIKHIDGSPVKSDAERQRVIQCLAAAIERRVSDGLKLELCTTDRVGLLSDVTRIFRENSLTVTRAEVSTKGGKAVNTFYVRGASGFPVDLKTIESIRQTIGNTILKVKGSPSEIKSVPQDSPSRSLFSGLFKSRSFVNFGLVKSYS; this comes from the exons ATGG CTTTTATGTCGGAGGTCAACATGAGCTTCTCTCACTACATGGATGATGAATACGAGAAACTCTTCCGGAGAATGAACCCTCCCAG GGTTGTAATCGATAATGAATCCTGCAAGAATGCCACTGTTATACGG GTTGATAGTGCAAACAAGCATGGAATACTTCTTGAAGTTGTACAGATCCTCACTGATCTAAACCTCATCATAACCAAGGCTTACATATCTTCTGATGGTGGATGGTTCATGGATG TTTTTAATGTTACTGGACAAGATGGAAACAAGGTTACTGACGAGGCCATTTTGGATTACATTAGAAAG tctctcggtcccgaATCTTGTGTTACTTCTCCCATTAGATCTGTTGGGGTTGAGCAAACAATGGACCACACAGCAATTGAGCTTATGGGAAGTGATAGGCCAGGATTGCTTTCAGAAGTCAGTGCTGTTTTGACCAACCTCAAATGCAATATAGTGAATGCAGAGGTGTGGACTCACAACACCCGGGCAGCCGCTGTAATGCACGTGACAGATGAAGAAACCGGGTCAGCTATCACTGACCCTAAGAGGCTCTCTATGATCAAGGAACTTCTATGCAATGTGCTTGGTGGTGGCAACAAGAAGAGGGGAGCTAAAACTGTTGTCACAGATGAAGTCACACACACTGAGAGAAGGCTTCACCAAATGATGTTTGCTGATAGGGATTATGAACGAGATAATGATGATGGCTTTGATGAGAAGCAAAGACCAAATGTGAATGTTGTGAATTGGTCTGACAATGATTATTCAGTAGTAACTATTCAGTGTAAGGACAGGCCAAAGCTTCTCTTCGACACAGTTTGTACTTTGACAGACATGGAGTATGTGGTTTTTCATGCAAATATCGATGCTGAGGGGCCGGAAGCATATCAG GAATATTACATCAAGCATATTGACGGGTCCCCTGTGAAATCAGATGCAGAAAGACAAAGAGTGATACAATGTCTTGCAGCTGCAATTGAGAGAAGAGTTTCTGAC GGTTTGAAGCTAGAACTCTGCACCACCGACAGAGTTGGACTTCTATCTGATGTCACGCGTATCTTCAGAGAGAATAGCCTCACAGTTACAAGGGCAGAAGTGTCCACAAAAGGAGGCAAAGCTGTTAACACTTTCTATGTTCGCGGGGCATCTGGTTTCCCTGTTGATTTGAAGACCATAGAATCCATTAGGCAAACAATAGGAAACACAATCCTTAAAGTAAAGGGTAGCCCTTCAGAGATCAAATCTGTTCCTCAGGATTCTCCCTCCAGATCCCTGTTTAGTGGTCTTTTCAAGTCCAGATCTTTTGTTAACTTTGGCTTGGTTAAGTCCTATTCTTGA